In the Gossypium raimondii isolate GPD5lz chromosome 9, ASM2569854v1, whole genome shotgun sequence genome, one interval contains:
- the LOC105798385 gene encoding uncharacterized protein LOC105798385, producing MLSRILFQIFNSRKIVTMELSLMAEVMAFYSHMPTATSSLSIPIPGLCEIARRPDVPVAQGSLEPLTGGRPIVADFVHGSGGLGNIFLSPPNLLICRSNN from the exons ATGCTAAGTCGGATTTTGTTCCAGATCTTCAACAGCAG AAAGATTGTCACGATGGAATTGTCGTTAATGGCGGAAGTGATGGCCTTTTACTCTCACATGCCAACAGCAACAAGCTCATTATCTATACCGATCCCGGGATTG TGTGAAATCGCAAGGCGTCCTGATGTTCCTGTAGCACAAGGCAGCCTCGAGCCGCTTACG GGTGGGAGGCCGATTGTTGCCGACTTTGTTCATGGCTCTGGTGGACTGGGGAATATATTCCTATCTCCTCCAAACCTGCTGATATGTAGAAGTAATAACTAG